Proteins from a single region of Symphalangus syndactylus isolate Jambi chromosome 12, NHGRI_mSymSyn1-v2.1_pri, whole genome shotgun sequence:
- the MATN1 gene encoding cartilage matrix protein isoform X1 — translation MYHTGEWRRKRAAYSLGWSLGHPHGSGPLSVPWSRVLGLRGTRTAGREAAAPSHSLGCHPVAKAQNCTMWSHGTPGPASRGARGAWHGSHSHRSEDPALSRISLRGRHGPDLRSPNLAMGHHIPPGISELPARGRRRRWKSPSATSRSQRKRVSSLASQVLFPRVPPGCATPAVPPPLRPQPPLLDSPVGFPEPGVTPPRVPQVVIVVTDGRPQDSVQDVSARARASGVELFAIGVGRVDKATLRQIASEPQDEHVDYVESYSVIEKLSRKFQEAFCVVSDLCATGDHDCEQVCISSPGSYTCACHEGFTLNSDGKTCNVCSGGGGSSATDLVFLIDGSKSVRPENFELVKKFINQIVDTLDVSDKLAQVGLVQYSSSVRQEFPLGRFHTKKDIKAAVRNMSYMEKGTMTGAALKYLIDNSFTVSSGARPGAQKVGIVFTDGRSQDYINDAAKKAKDLGFKMFAVGVGNAVEDELREIASEPVAEHYFYTADFKTINQIGKKLQKKICVEEDPCACESLVKFQAKVEGLLQALTRKHIPSQRWLGPGRGAGQCWGRRGHGPSVVGWAGFSWPAYC, via the exons ATGTATCACACTGGGGAGTGGAGGAGGAAAAGGGCGGCATATTCCTTGGGTTGGTCCCTTGGGCATCCACATGGGAGTGGCCCTCTGTCCGTTCCCTGGTCCAGGGTCCTGGGTCTTAGAGGCACAAGGACAGCAGGACGGGAGGCGGCAGCCCCATCCCACAGCCTCGGCTGCCATCCGGTGGCCAAAGCGCAGAACTGCACCATGTGGAGCCACGGGACCCCCGGCCCGGCCTCCCGGGGGGCACGAGGGGCGTGGCACGGCTCCCACAGCCATCGGTCTGAGGACCCTGCCCTCAGCCGCATCAGTCTGAGGGGAAGGCATGGCCCTGACCTTAGAAGCCCCAATTTGGCGATGGGGCATCACATCCCTCCGGGCATCTCAGAGCTGCCTGCCCGAGGGAGGCGACGCAGATGGAAAAGCCCTTCAGCCACGTCTCGCAGTCAGAGGAAACGGGTCTCCTCTTTGGCCAGCCAGGTCCTCTTCCCCCGGGTGCCGCCTGGCTGTGCGACCCCGGCAGTCCCCCCGcctctccggcctcagcctcctctcctGGACAGTCCCGTGGGCTTCCCGGAGCCCGGTGTCACACCGCCCCGCGTGCCGCAGGTGGTCATCGTGGTGACAGACGGGAGGCCCCAGGACAGCGTGCAGGACGTGTCTGCGCGGGCCCGGGCCAGCGGCGTCGAGCTGTTCGCCATCGGAGTGGGCCGCGTGGACAAGGCCACGCTGCGGCAGATCGCCAGTGAGCCGCAGGACGAGCACGTCGACTACGTGGAGAGCTACAGCGTCATCGAGAAGCTGTCCAGGAAGTTCCAGGAGGCCTTCTGCG TGGTGTCAGACCTGTGCGCCACAGGGGACCATGACTGTGAGCAAGTGTGCATCAGCTCCCCGGGTTCCTACACCTGCGCCTGCCACGAGGGCTTCACTCTGAACAGCGACGGCAAGACCTGCAATG tctgcagtggtggtggtggcagctcGGCCACTGACCTGGTCTTCCTCATTGATGGATCCAAGAGTGTGAGGCCAGAGAACTTTGAGCTGGTGAAGAAGTTCATTAATCAGATCGTGGATACGCTGGACGTGTCAGACAAGCTAGCCCAGGTGGGGCTGGTGCAGTACTCAAGCTCTGTGCGCCAGGAGTTCCCCCTGGGTCGCTTCCACACCAAGAAGGACATCAAGGCGGCTGTGCGGAATATGTCCTACATGGAGAAGGGCACAATGACTGGGGCTGCTCTCAAGTACCTCATTGACAATTCCTTCACTGTGTCCAGTGGGGCTAGGCCGGGGGCCCAGAAGGTGGGCATTGTCTTCACTGATGGCCGGAGCCAGGACTACATTAACGATGCTGCCAAGAAGGCCAAAGATCTCG GCTTTAAGATGTTCGCTGTGGGTGTGGGCAATGCCGTGGAGGATGAGCTGAGGGAAATAGCCTCAGAGCCCGTGGCAGAGCACTACTTCTACACGGCTGACTTCAAGACCATCAACCAGATAGGCAAGAAGTTGCAGAAGAAGATCTGTGTGG AGGAAGACCCGTGTGCCTGCGAGTCCCTGGTGAAATTCCAAGCCAAAGTGGAGGGGCTGCTGCAGGCCCTGACCAGGAAACATATCCCTTCCCAGAGGTGGCTGGGGCCGGGGAGGGGTGCAGGGCAGTGTTGGGGGAGGCGGGGGCATGGCCCAAGTGTGGTCGGTTGGGCAGGCTTCTCTTGGCCTGCTTACTGCTGA